One window of the Candidatus Thermoplasmatota archaeon genome contains the following:
- a CDS encoding aminoacyl-histidine dipeptidase, with protein sequence MTEITNLEPRIVWRHFNEIRKIPRCSKHEEKIREYIINFAKKNNLKFKTDKPGNVVISKPASKGLEGKPTIVLQGHMDMVCEKNTDVKFDFTKDPIQLKLKGDILTADGTTLGADNGIGLAISLAILEDKTIKHGPIEALYTVDEETGLTGAFALEPHMLSGRIMLNLDSEDFGVITVGCAGGGDSKIEVPINTQSIEQELESMIIRVSGLRGGHSGVDIHEQRGNAIKILARILWKASKNHDFYVTEITGGDKHNAIPREANAKISINKMNKEALIDSIKKEEKDIFEEIKPIDPNFKVEIEKTEKLKTALTKDAQEKILNLLHGLPHGVDKMSYDIPNLVETSTNLAKVSFSEKNVLIIFSTRSSIKSALQNLRDRIRAISELSGAKVTEETPYPGWKPNLDSKILKLSKKIFKEMYGAEPKVEAIHAGLECGIIGEKFPSMDMISIGPTLKYPHSPEEQLHVSTVEKFYKYLLKILENI encoded by the coding sequence ATGACTGAAATTACTAATTTAGAGCCAAGAATAGTATGGAGACATTTTAATGAAATAAGAAAAATACCTCGATGCTCAAAACATGAGGAAAAAATAAGAGAATACATAATTAATTTTGCTAAAAAAAATAATTTAAAATTCAAAACTGATAAACCAGGTAATGTTGTTATTTCAAAACCTGCAAGTAAAGGTTTAGAAGGCAAACCAACTATTGTTTTACAAGGTCATATGGACATGGTTTGTGAAAAAAACACAGATGTAAAATTTGATTTCACAAAAGACCCAATACAACTAAAACTAAAAGGAGATATTCTAACAGCAGACGGAACAACATTAGGAGCAGATAATGGGATAGGGCTTGCAATAAGTCTAGCAATACTTGAAGATAAAACAATAAAACATGGCCCAATAGAAGCATTATACACTGTTGATGAGGAAACAGGGCTTACAGGTGCATTTGCTTTAGAGCCGCACATGCTTTCAGGAAGAATAATGCTTAATCTAGACAGTGAAGATTTTGGTGTCATAACTGTTGGTTGTGCAGGAGGAGGAGATTCAAAAATTGAGGTCCCAATAAATACACAATCAATTGAGCAAGAGCTTGAAAGCATGATAATTAGAGTCTCAGGTCTTAGAGGAGGTCACTCTGGAGTGGATATTCATGAACAAAGGGGAAACGCCATAAAAATACTTGCAAGAATACTTTGGAAAGCATCAAAAAACCATGACTTCTACGTAACAGAAATTACAGGAGGGGATAAACACAATGCAATACCAAGAGAGGCAAATGCAAAAATATCAATAAATAAAATGAACAAAGAAGCGCTTATCGACTCAATAAAAAAAGAAGAAAAAGATATTTTTGAAGAAATAAAACCAATTGACCCAAATTTCAAGGTAGAAATAGAAAAAACCGAAAAACTAAAAACAGCTTTAACAAAGGATGCACAGGAAAAAATACTAAACTTGCTGCATGGGCTACCACATGGTGTTGATAAAATGAGTTATGATATACCAAATCTTGTTGAAACATCCACAAATTTAGCAAAGGTTTCTTTCAGCGAAAAAAATGTTTTGATAATATTTAGCACAAGAAGTTCAATTAAATCTGCTCTTCAAAATCTAAGAGATCGAATCCGTGCAATTTCAGAGCTTTCCGGTGCAAAAGTAACAGAAGAAACACCATATCCTGGTTGGAAACCAAACCTTGACTCGAAAATATTGAAACTTTCAAAAAAAATATTCAAAGAAATGTATGGTGCTGAACCAAAAGTAGAAGCAATACATGCAGGACTTGAATGCGGAATAATTGGTGAAAAATTCCCAAGCATGGACATGATCAGTATTGGCCCAACACTTAAATACCCGCATTCGCCAGAAGAGCAACTACATGTAAGCACGGTTGAAAAATTCTACAAATATTTATTGAAAATACTAGAAAACATTTAA
- a CDS encoding SEC-C metal-binding domain-containing protein codes for MGKELSMVEERLSNLLQQCKLDSYVSTDSIKRWIKDINEDPMTIVTMLTGLLNKEKLVDAELFQNLINTTVKLSHLLPTQKLKGLTYFDVLKEREKRGEPTNVIIKTTTLPPMKWTDYYYKAMLYMSKQNFVKASKEFDKTFEKLLETKTTSQDIYRVFCNAGISYLFSGKPFLGLNCLKIALELNPKYTFASEQLKKYEQGEFNEIIQFGFLSMMKNNIEEWEKRPDYLVMDKVLKWPEKKILNKLSLFGVSVDKQEFIKVAQTVNYPETLAEKLFYPQANIKGEDEDFIWIAAYALWNIYCPDIPCVPNFNDLIHKSFTFVSKTDEKNKKNKEKQEDYEKACADYFERLQPYIFCKKKDFLKDWQKTIDLEMNPSYELKTFLVHLLENPKFEKKVLEITNYLIKQIPHPDWNGIELISCIIHNDPKWNELYKELKKKYPFYCYLAYDLAQYYFEKKNYLHAEFYLTEALKIIDNRVEKNMFSIDTIKTTIYDDYMHVINFLEDVLEKSNADLEKRKLLNAKKQLVEKNSKIYSKSPNLEKYDNAMDKLFTKLEKKETEKSSAFQYFKYLSKFGINFESEKPVETKETILKIQPESFLSTRKQKEENHWNKKYGSKIGRNDPCPCGSGKKYKKCCLEKDRKRFGM; via the coding sequence ATGGGTAAAGAATTATCCATGGTTGAGGAAAGACTTTCAAATCTTCTACAACAATGTAAACTTGATTCATATGTATCAACTGATTCTATAAAAAGGTGGATAAAAGACATAAATGAAGACCCAATGACAATAGTAACCATGCTAACTGGTTTGTTAAACAAAGAAAAACTTGTAGATGCGGAATTATTTCAAAACCTCATTAACACAACAGTAAAACTCAGTCATCTTTTACCTACACAAAAACTCAAAGGCCTAACATATTTTGACGTGCTAAAAGAACGGGAAAAACGTGGAGAACCAACAAATGTAATTATTAAAACAACAACACTTCCACCAATGAAATGGACTGACTACTATTACAAGGCAATGTTATACATGAGTAAACAAAATTTTGTAAAAGCTTCAAAAGAATTTGATAAAACCTTTGAAAAACTCCTTGAAACAAAAACAACAAGTCAAGATATTTATCGTGTTTTTTGTAATGCAGGAATTTCTTATTTGTTTTCAGGAAAACCTTTTCTTGGTCTTAACTGCCTTAAAATAGCACTCGAGTTAAACCCAAAATACACGTTTGCATCAGAACAATTAAAAAAATATGAACAAGGAGAATTTAATGAAATTATTCAATTTGGATTTCTTTCAATGATGAAAAATAATATTGAGGAATGGGAAAAAAGACCTGATTATCTTGTTATGGATAAGGTTTTAAAATGGCCTGAAAAAAAGATACTAAATAAACTTTCCTTATTTGGTGTTTCTGTTGACAAGCAAGAATTTATTAAAGTTGCACAAACTGTTAATTATCCTGAAACTCTTGCTGAAAAACTTTTTTATCCACAAGCAAACATAAAAGGAGAAGATGAAGATTTTATCTGGATAGCAGCATATGCTTTATGGAATATTTACTGTCCAGATATTCCATGTGTTCCTAATTTTAATGATTTAATACATAAATCATTTACATTTGTTTCAAAAACTGATGAAAAAAACAAAAAAAATAAGGAAAAGCAAGAAGATTATGAAAAAGCATGTGCTGACTATTTTGAAAGACTACAACCATATATTTTTTGTAAGAAAAAAGATTTTTTAAAAGACTGGCAAAAGACAATTGACTTAGAAATGAATCCTAGCTATGAATTAAAAACTTTTTTAGTACATCTTTTGGAAAATCCTAAATTTGAAAAAAAAGTTTTGGAAATTACTAATTATCTTATCAAACAGATACCTCATCCAGACTGGAATGGTATAGAATTAATTTCCTGCATTATTCATAATGATCCTAAATGGAATGAGTTATACAAAGAATTAAAAAAGAAGTACCCTTTTTACTGTTATTTAGCCTATGATTTAGCACAGTACTATTTTGAAAAAAAGAATTATTTACATGCTGAGTTTTATTTAACTGAAGCACTTAAAATTATTGATAATCGAGTTGAAAAAAACATGTTTTCAATTGATACAATAAAAACAACAATTTATGATGATTATATGCATGTAATAAATTTTCTTGAAGATGTTTTAGAAAAAAGTAATGCTGACTTGGAAAAGAGAAAATTATTGAATGCTAAAAAACAATTAGTTGAAAAAAATTCAAAAATTTATTCAAAATCCCCAAATCTTGAAAAATATGATAATGCAATGGATAAATTATTTACCAAATTAGAAAAGAAAGAAACAGAAAAAAGTAGTGCATTTCAATATTTTAAATATCTAAGTAAATTTGGTATAAATTTTGAATCAGAAAAACCAGTTGAAACTAAAGAAACTATATTAAAAATACAACCTGAAAGCTTTTTAAGTACAAGAAAGCAAAAAGAAGAAAACCATTGGAATAAAAAATATGGTTCAAAGATTGGACGTAACGATCCCTGCCCTTGCGGCTCAGGGAAAAAGTATAAGAAATGCTGTCTGGAAAAGGATAGGAAAAGATTTGGTATGTAA
- the lsrF gene encoding 3-hydroxy-5-phosphonooxypentane-2,4-dione thiolase yields the protein MDWGMKNRLSKIIKPKDGHTVMLAVDHGYFMGPTSGLENLGKMVNPLLPFADTLMLTRGALRNYVDPTVDIPIVLRVSGGTSIIGKELLHEGTVVSIEDAIRLNASGVAYSILVGAEFERDTILGLTNYIDEAERYGIPVVAVTAVGKDMVRDARYMSLASRMAAELGAHIVKTYYVKDFEKVIETCPVPVVIAGGKKQPEKEAFEMAYNALQAGAIGVDMGRNIFQSTNPVNMIKAVRAIVHNKATVKEAYDIFNSKKK from the coding sequence ATGGATTGGGGAATGAAAAATAGATTATCAAAAATAATTAAACCAAAAGATGGTCATACAGTCATGCTTGCTGTTGATCATGGTTATTTTATGGGTCCAACATCTGGACTTGAAAATCTTGGAAAAATGGTTAATCCTCTTTTGCCTTTTGCCGATACATTGATGCTTACAAGAGGCGCTCTAAGAAATTATGTTGATCCAACTGTCGATATTCCCATTGTTTTGCGTGTTTCAGGTGGAACAAGCATTATTGGAAAGGAACTTCTTCATGAAGGAACAGTTGTTTCTATAGAGGATGCTATTCGTTTAAATGCTTCAGGTGTTGCTTATTCAATTTTGGTTGGTGCTGAGTTTGAGCGTGATACTATTCTTGGGTTGACTAATTATATTGATGAGGCTGAGCGATATGGTATTCCTGTTGTTGCTGTTACTGCTGTTGGAAAAGACATGGTTAGAGATGCGCGTTATATGAGTCTTGCTTCTCGAATGGCTGCCGAGCTTGGTGCCCATATTGTTAAAACCTATTATGTTAAAGATTTTGAGAAGGTTATTGAAACCTGTCCTGTTCCTGTTGTTATTGCTGGTGGTAAAAAGCAACCTGAAAAAGAAGCTTTTGAAATGGCTTATAATGCTTTACAGGCTGGAGCAATTGGTGTTGATATGGGTCGTAACATCTTTCAGAGTACAAACCCAGTCAACATGATTAAGGCTGTACGTGCAATTGTTCACAACAAGGCTACTGTGAAAGAAGCCTATGATATATTTAATTCTAAGAAAAAATAA